The genomic window GCGCCGGAACCCGAGCAGGCCTAGGCGAGAAGAATCAACGTTTGTGTCCGCTGCGGCTCAAACCGCCAACTGCCGTCTGGATCCATCTCCTGCGTTCTTGTAGCGAACTTCGCCGGAAGTCTCCAGCGTATTCTGCGGCCTTTACTCGGGAGCTGAGCCACAGCCCGGGGGCCCCAGCGTTCGCGCGCTCCCGGGCGGTCGGCTCCCGCACGGCGCGGCTATGCGCGCTTTACAGCTACGGCTTTGATTTCGATCAGCATCGCCGGAATCGCCAGGCTGGTGACGCCGACGGCGGTCCAAGCTGGGCAGTGGTTAGGGAAGGCTGCCTTTGCGGCTTCCACGACGCCTTCCATCTGAGTCATGTCGGTATGGAACGAGCTGATCTCGACCACGTCGTCCATTGAGGCGCCGGCTTCCTGCAGCACCCGCCCGATGTTTTTGAACGCCTGGCGGGCTTGCGTGCCGGCGTTGTCGGCGATCTGGAAGCTCTCATCAAACCCGCCCTGGCCCGAGAGGTA from Deltaproteobacteria bacterium includes these protein-coding regions:
- a CDS encoding RidA family protein, coding for MSDRKFLVPAGTEIMRDQYHFSQGVQVGNTIYLSGQGGFDESFQIADNAGTQARQAFKNIGRVLQEAGASMDDVVEISSFHTDMTQMEGVVEAAKAAFPNHCPAWTAVGVTSLAIPAMLIEIKAVAVKRA